CGGGGATGCCCTGCCGGACGCTCGCGGTGATGATGCAGAAGTCCTCGAAGAGCGCCAGGCACCGGGCCAGAGCGTCCTTCTGGTCCTCCCGCACACGGGACAGATCCAGCTCGGCCCGCATTCCCGCCACCCGCCACCGACCCCGCTCGTTGCGGCGAACCTCCACCTCCACGGTGGCGGAGAGCTCCGTCCCCGACACCCTTGCCCGCTCCAGGCAGTACTGGAGGCTACTCCCCAGGCAGTGCCCCACCGCGGTGGCCAGAAGCCGCGCGGGGTTTGGGCCCGCCCCTTCCCCAAGGGGCGGGGGTTCGTCCACCACGAGATTCCAGTCCGGCCGCCCCAGATCCACCCGGAACCGGTACCGGCCTTCCTGCTCCAGCCGCACCTGAACCCGCATCTCCTCGGACATCCACGACCTCCTTCCCGCCCCCGAGCGAATACTATACCCCCTAGAGTATATCGGGCCTTCCGGGAGAACGCT
This genomic interval from Armatimonadota bacterium contains the following:
- a CDS encoding OsmC family protein, whose protein sequence is MSEEMRVQVRLEQEGRYRFRVDLGRPDWNLVVDEPPPLGEGAGPNPARLLATAVGHCLGSSLQYCLERARVSGTELSATVEVEVRRNERGRWRVAGMRAELDLSRVREDQKDALARCLALFEDFCIITASVRQGIPVAVGIRVNGERISGT